One window of the Raphanus sativus cultivar WK10039 unplaced genomic scaffold, ASM80110v3 Scaffold0862, whole genome shotgun sequence genome contains the following:
- the LOC108846202 gene encoding protein trichome birefringence-like 16, translated as MKRGALKARARDISVVLVVLVCATVGIWTWDSTPTAFLPPQRHFLKLDTEEKVERISTAQNTETKDSYSSATPFVNKEQSKEDHTDNKDTEEEKEKQVEEVSVSETNQGKTPPVEEKNLEQVEQEVIVSEPKHQKTPPTTSEESKLKKVKQEVSVGEAEAKTTHIEKTTQDQEKKTLATDEAKKDIKACNYAKGKWVVDKHRPLYSGSRCKQWLASMWACRLMKRKDFAFERLRWQPKDCSMEGFEGSKFLRRMQDKTLAFVGDSLGRQQFQSMMCMITGGKKRLHVLNVGREFGFRTPRGRARPGGWAYRFTQTNTTVLYHWSSTLCDIEPINISNPLTEHAMHLDRPPAFLRNYLHKINVLVMNTGHHWNRGKLNGNRWVMHVNGAPNANRKLAALGDAKNFTIHSTVSWVSSQLLNHPGLKAFYRSLSPRHFVGGEWNTGGSCDNTTPMSIGKEVLQEESSDYSAGHAVKGTGVKLLDVTALSRVRDEGHISRFSISAKRGVQDCLHWCLPGVPDTWNEILFAMI; from the exons ATGAAAAGAGGAGCTCTCAAAGCGAGGGCTAGGGATATCTCCGTCGTCCTTGTTGTGCTTGTTTGTGCAACCGTCGGCATATGGACATGGGATAGTACACCAACCGCCTTTCTTCCACCTCAACGTCATTTTCTAAAGCTGGATACAG AAGAAAAGGTTGAGAGAATATCTACGGCGCAGAATACTGAAACTAAAGACAGCTACTCATCAGCTACCCCGTTTGTAAACAAAG AGCAAAGCAAAGAGGACCATACTGATAATAAAgatacagaagaagaaaaagagaaacaagtGGAAGAAGTTAGTGTAAGTGAGACGAATCAAGGTAAGACACCACCTGTTGAAGAAAAGAACCTGGAACAAGTGGAACAAGAAGTTATTGTAAGTGAGCCAAAACATCAGAAGACACCACCAACTACTAGTGAAGAAAGTAAACTAAAAAAGGTGAAACAAGAGGTTTCTGTTGGTGAGGCCGAAGCAAAGACAACACATATTGAAAAGACTACTCAAGATCAAGAGAAGAAAACTCTTGCAACAGACGAAGCCAAGAAAGATATTAAAG CTTGCAATTACGCGAAAGGGAAATGGGTTGTGGATAAACACCGTCCTTTGTATTCAGGATCTCGTTGCAAACAATGGCTTGCTTCTATGTGGGCGTGCAGGTTGATGAAACGTAAAGACTTTGCCTTTGAAAGGTTAAGATGGCAACCTAAAGATTGCTCCATGGAAGGCTTTGAGGGTTCCAAGTTCTTGAGaag GATGCAGGACAAGACCCTAGCCTTTGTTGGAGACTCGTTGGGAAGACAGCAGTTCCAATCCATGATGTGCATGATCACAGGAGGCAAAAAGAGGCTACATGTCCTCAACGTGGGACGAGAGTTCGGGTTCAGAACTCCCCGAGGTCGAGCTCGTCCTGGTGGCTGGGCCTACAGATTCACACAAACCAACACGACGGTCCTATACCACTGGTCATCAACCCTCTGCGACATAGAACCGATCAACATCTCCAACCCTTTGACCGAACACGCCATGCATCTAGATCGCCCACCAGCGTTCTTACGCAATTACCTTCACAAGATCAACGTCTTGGTGATGAACACGGGTCACCACTGGAACAGAGGGAAGCTCAACGGCAACAGATGGGTGATGCATGTAAACGGCGCTCCCAACGCTAACAGGAAGCTAGCAGCTCTCGGCGACGCCAAGAACTTCACGATCCACAGCACTGTGAGTTGGGTCAGCTCGCAGCTACTTAACCACCCTGGTCTCAAGGCCTTCTACAGAAGCCTTTCGCCGAGACATTTTGTGGGAGGGGAATGGAACACGGGAGGGAGCTGTGATAACACGACGCCGATGTCTATCGGGAAAGAGGTTTTGCAAGAGGAGTCGAGCGATTACAGCGCGGGGCATGCGGTGAAAGGCACGGGGGTTAAGCTTTTGGACGTGACGGCGTTGTCTCGTGTTAGGGACGAAGGTCACATATCGAGGTTTAGTATCTCGGCTAAGAGAGGAGTTCAGGATTGTCTACATTGGTGCTTGCCTGGAGTTCCTGATACTTGGAATGAGATCCTTTTCGCaatgatataa
- the LOC108844173 gene encoding 20 kDa chaperonin, chloroplastic, with product MAATQLTSSPVTVSARSFASLDGLRASSAIKFGTLKPGTLKQSQFRSLVVRAASVVAPKYTSIKPLGDRVLVKIKEAEEKTMGGILLPSTAQSKPQGGEVIAVGEGRTIGKTKINITIPTGAQIIYSKYAGTEVEFNDVKHLILKEDDIVGLLETEDIKDLKPLNDRVFIKVAEAEEKTAGGLLLTETTKEKPSIGTVIAVGPGTLDEEGKVQPLSISTGSTVLYSKYAGNDFKGKDGSNYIALRASDVMAILS from the exons ATGGCGGCGACACAACTTACATCATCACCAGTGACTGTATCGGCCAGGAGCTTTGCCTCACTGGATGGTCTCAGAGCTTCGAGTGCCATCAAGTTTGGAACTTTGAAACCAGGGACCCTTAAGCAGAGCCAGTTCCGTTCTTTGGTTGTCAGGGCTGCTTCTGTCGTTGCTCCTAAG TATACTTCAATTAAGCCACTGGGAGATAGAGTTTTGGTGAAGATCAAGGAGGCAGAGGAAAAGACTATGGGAGGTATCTTACTTCCATCCACAGCTCAATCAAAGCCTCAAGGAGGTGAAGTCATTGCTGTAGGTGAAGGAAGAACTATTGGGAAGACCAAAATCAATATCACTATCCCT ACTGGAGCACAAATCATTTACTCCAAGTACGCAGGCACTGAGGTGGAGTTCAACGATGTGAAGCATCTCATTCTCAAGGAAGATGACATTGTTGGTCTTCTTGAGACAGAGGACATCAAGGATCTCAAGCCCTTGAATGACCGTGTCTTCATTAAGGTTGCTGAGGCGGAGGAGAAAACAGCTGGAGGGTTGTTGCTTACCGAGACTACCAAAGAGAAGCCTTCTATCGGCACG GTGATAGCAGTTGGACCAGGTACTCTAGATGAGGAAGGTAAGGTTCAGCCACTATCGATATCGACTGGAAGCACAGTTCTCTACTCCAAGTATGCTGGAAACGACTTCAAGGGCAAGGATGGTTCAAACTACATTGCCCTGAGAGCTTCAGATGTGATGGCTATCCTTTCTTAG
- the LOC108836002 gene encoding pectinesterase inhibitor 3-like — translation MAPPQKLVLAAILSAFIFATTTTGDGSNNAAEDIVHSSCVHASYPSLCIRTLSTYSGPTITNRRELAQAAVKVSLSHAEAAAKKLAAVRETVGKKREKAAVVDCVEMIGDSVDELSRTLSALKRLRVSGGSVNEFRWQMSNAQTWASAALTDDDTCLDGFQGIDGEVKSEVKEWMTKVARVTSNALYMINQLDDKRGKPHVVRP, via the coding sequence ATGGCTCCTCCGCAGAAGCTCGTTCTTGCCGCCATTCTCTCCGCCTTCATTttcgccaccaccaccaccggagATGGTTCTAATAATGCTGCGGAAGATATTGTACATTCCTCCTGCGTTCACGCGAGCTATCCATCGCTATGCATCCGTACGCTCTCTACTTACTCCGGTCCGACCATCACAAACCGTCGCGAGCTAGCTCAAGCCGCCGTCAAAGTAAGCCTCTCACACGCTGAAGCAGCCGCGAAAAAACTCGCGGCGGTGAGAGAAACCGTGGGGAAGAAACGGGAGAAAGCGGCGGTTGTGGACTGCGTTGAGATGATTGGAGACTCGGTGGACGAGCTGAGCCGCACGCTAAGCGCTTTGAAGCGTCTCCGTGTTTCGGGTGGTTCGGTGAACGAGTTCAGGTGGCAGATGAGCAACGCGCAGACGTGGGCGAGTGCTGCTTTGACGGATGACGACACGTGTCTCGATGGGTTTCAAGGGATCGACGGTGAGGTCAAGTCGGAGGTGAAGGAGTGGATGACGAAAGTGGCGAGGGTCACGAGCAACGCGCTTTACATGATCAACCAACTAGATGATAAACGTGGCAAGCCCCACGTCGTACGTCCTTGA
- the LOC108836001 gene encoding uncharacterized protein LOC108836001: MATLDSPLEALAFQYASFGVLAVVNNVWTWIAVVTAAVSFWRMKVTTIGDNGDHGCSLLEDVTTSKAEQEADHQEPQEMADPVEEAAAPPANETKVWEPLMCDDGVTKGKLTMCYEVDVDGGRYVDTEEELTAVNYYGGGFGNSGEWWERWERVVRMRNGDDEWYRYVDLTVINGSVVRLWDDKRNPLNRSRCLG, translated from the coding sequence ATGGCAACTTTGGATTCTCCATTAGAGGCGTTGGCTTTCCAGTACGCTAGCTTCGGTGTTCTCGCCGTCGTCAACAACGTCTGGACATGGATAGCTGTCGTGACGGCTGCTGTCAGCTTCTGGAGGATGAAAGTCACTACCATCGGAGACAACGGTGATCATGGATGTAGCTTGTTGGAGGACGTAACCACCTCGAAAGCTGAACAAGAAGCCGATCATCAAGAACCGCAAGAAATGGCGGATCCGGTGGAGGAAGCGGCAGCGCCTCCAGCGAACGAAACGAAGGTTTGGGAGCCGTTGATGTGCGATGACGGGGTGACGAAAGGGAAGCTGACGATGTGCTACGAGGTGGACGTTGACGGAGGGAGGTATGTTGATACAGAGGAAGAGTTAACGGCCGTTAACTACTACGGAGGTGGGTTTGGTAATAGCGGAGAGTGGTGGGAGAGATGGGAGAGAGTTGTGAGGATGAGAAACGGTGATGACGAGTGGTACCGTTACGTGGACTTGACGGTGATAAACGGAAGTGTCGTGAGGTTATGGGATGACAAACGTAACCCCCTTAACAGAAGCAGGTGTCTAGGCTAG
- the LOC130503213 gene encoding protein SMALL AUXIN UP-REGULATED RNA 12-like, whose translation MDENNAAKLTGIRQVVRLKEILQKWQTVTIGPKSDVPPLAAGKQAAAMISPAINKRLLAVKNCDSDEENCQSPEPPVDVPRGYLAVYVGPELRRFIIPTSYLGHSLFKVLLEKAEEEFGFDQSGALTIPCEVETFKFLVKCMENNAKDGSAGDAVAAMEE comes from the exons ATGGATGAAAATAATGCGGCAAAGTTAACCGGAATCAGGCAAGTAGTAAGGCTTAAGGAGATTTTGCAGAAATGGCAAACCGTGACGATCGGGCCCAAGTCCGATGTCCCACCACTGGCAGCTGGAAAGCAAGCGGCAGCAATGATTTCACCGGCGATCAACAAGAGGCTATTAGCTGTCAAGAACTGTGACTCGGATGAGGAAAACTGCCAAAGCCCTGAGCCTCCGGTTGATGTTCCCAGAGGGTATCTTGCGGTTTATGTTGGACCGGAGCTAAGGAGGTTTATCATACCAACAAGCTACCTCGGCCACTCTTTGTTCAAGGTGTTGCTCGAAAAAGCAGAGGAAGAGTTTGGGTTTGATCAGAGCGGTGCCCTCACCATCCCTTGTGAGGTCGAGACTTTCAAGTTCTTGGTTAAATGCATGGAGAACAATGCTAAAGATGGTTCCG CTGGAGATGCAGTAGCAGCAATGGAAGAGTAA
- the LOC108846267 gene encoding auxin-responsive protein SAUR76, with product MAKGGNKLMKLRSVLKKLNSFNTKPNQPPATANHGRSSALSAFPSEERHTVYVGSTRRLYHVSSDVVSHPLFQQLAAVDGACGGEDGSIAVSCEVVLFEHLLWMLENADADESGLESVHELAEFYSC from the coding sequence ATGGCGAAAGGAGGTAACAAACTGATGAAGCTGAGATCAGTTTTGAAGAAGCTCAACTCGTTCAACACCAAGCCAAACCAGCCACCGGCTACGGCCAATCACGGTCGATCCTCCGCTTTGAGTGCATTTCCCTCAGAAGAACGTCACACTGTCTACGTCGGAAGTACACGGCGTCTGTACCACGTGAGCTCCGACGTAGTGAGCCATCCGCTCTTCCAGCAGCTAGCGGCTGTTGATGGTGCATGCGGCGGCGAGGACGGCTCGATCGCCGTGTCGTGCGAGGTTGTCTTGTTCGAACATTTGCTTTGGATGCTTGAGAACGCCGACGCTGACGAGTCGGGTCTGGAGTCGGTCCACGAACTCGCCGAGTTCTACTCCTGCTAA